TGATCTATTTTATATTGGCAGTTGACTATgatatgtttgttattttggCAATTGactataatatgtttgttatattgGCAGTTGACTATGGTATGTTTCTTATTTTGGCAGTTGACTATGactgtttgttatttttgacagttgACTATGGTGTTTGTTATTTTGGCAGTTgattatgatatattttatattggcaGTTGACTatgatgtgtttgttattttggcAGTTGACTAtgatatggtttttttttttttttgactgtTGACTATgatatgtttgttattttggCAGTTGACTATgatatgtttgttattttggCAGTTGACTatgatgtgtttgttattttggcAGTTGACTatgatatgtttttttttttttttgactgtTGACTATgatatgtttgttattttggAAGTTGACTATgatatgtttgttattttggCAGTTGACTATgatatgtttgttattttggCAGTTGACTatgatgtgtttgttattttggcAGTTGACTATGATATGGGGTTGGGTTATTTTTGACTGTTGACTATgatatgtttgttattttggAAGTTGACTATgatatgtttgttattttggCAGTTGACTatgatgtgtttgttatttgggCAGTTGACTatgatgtgtttgttattttggcAGTTGACTATGAGGTAGATAATGCTCCGATTGAAATGATGGACATCTCGGCGACTAACGGTGTGGTGCACAAGATCGGAGGTGTGTTGATACCGAGTTCAATACGCGACCAGGTGACGTCGTTGTAGTTGAGCTCGGCTCCAGCAACGATGATGACGAACCCGGCGCCGGCTGATAACGCAGAGTTTTGTCCAATAAACTATCAAAGTTATCTATACTGACGTTACGTTGTTATTTATCACAGAGAGAAATAAAGATAGAACAGAGGAATACAGGCAGAGAGAAGGACAGGCGGACGGGTTGATGTACAAATAGAGCGACAGGTAGAGGGAcaggtagatagatagacagaaatACAGACAGATTTAAAGAcccatatacacatacatagatagagacacacatacagagagagagagagagagagagagagagagagagagagagagagagagagagaggagagagagagagagagagagagagactttaACAACTGGGGAAAGGGGGAAGAGAGAGGATTgatatagagagaaagaagagagataCATGTAGAGAGAGTAATATAGAGAGATAAAACAAAGGCTATCTCTAATGCCGACGTCATAAAGACTACGTCAGTGAATCTCAactggattttttgttttctctgttaaaGGCACATTACTGAGTtttgtttccgactaataaaatatttctgcgattaaacttacatatattttcttgtttagaatatcagcgtctgtatatttgatgtgtttctggtcgtcttaatatttgtatgaagcccaaactggattttgtcttcaaataattttgtacgtacgaaaatattatattttaggaaataaaatgaaatttaacctagtacaaatattagaacgatcagaaacacgtttaatatagagacagtaatattttatgcagaaaaatatatttgatatgtaattacaatcgttagaaagtctttgatagtcgataacatcttaaaaattgcagcaaaatcaggaatgtccctttaatggtctGTATTATATATGAACATCACTCCTAAAATCACGGTGTTTAGTTTGtttccttttattttttatgcatTATTAGAGATATTTTACTTGTTCTCTGTGAATATTTTGGGACCCACATCAATGAACACTGGTTGGATTAACGTGTTTTATTATACTTAGAACTAAATACGACTGACTGAAAAGGACGCCATTGCCATCTACTTGACCAGTCCTGGTGGAACCAACACTTTGTCGATGACGTGTACCACGCCGTTTAATGTAGAAATATCAGTTGTCTTCAGTGGAACTCCATTGACTTTTAAACCTGTAGATAAATAAACCCTTTGGTAATTAGCAggcagctctctctctctctctctctctctctctctctctctctctctctctctctctctctctctctctgtctctctgtctctctctctgtatgtatgtatgcatgcgtgggtgggtggatggatggatgaatgtatgtatgtatgtatgtatgtatgtatgtatgtatgtatgtatttgagtatgtgttgtgtgtatgtatctgtgtgcgAGTGagggcgaaacgtagcccagtgggaaagcgctcgcttgataagcggtcggtttaggatcgatccccgtcagtgggcccattgggctatttctcgctccagccagtgtaccacgactgatacaccaaaagccgtggtatgtgctatcctgtctatggaatggtgcatataaaagatcccttgccgctaatcgaaaagagtagaccatgaagtggcgacaacgggtttcctctcaatatctgagtcgtctttaatcatatgtccgacaccatataaccgtaaataaaaaaatgtgttgagtgcgtcggttaaataaattagtttccTTCCTGTATGCGTGCATGATAAGTGAATTTATATTTGCGTTCATGTGTAAATATATGGGTGTGTACAGTCGATATCTTGTATGTCACATATTTGAAACTGAAAACAAACCACTTGAATCTCGAGTTACTGTGATGTCGCTTCCTTGCAACAGGGTATGCAGTTTGAGCTGATGTGTCATTCCAATTGTGTAGTATGTCCTAGGAATGATGTGGTATTTGAGGagatctaaaaacaaaaatgtgaatGTCATCTTCACGTGACTGTTTGATAGGTTATTGATAATGTGTCTGGATTTTCTCTTCAATTATGACATAAGCATCCATAATCAAATATGGTTTTATGGTATTGTCTTTATGATAACTTAAATAGTCGAGGATAGTATCTGAAGttatctaattttattttacaaatctaGACTATATCATCAGTTTTAATTCTAACTATAGTGTAGTTTTATAGTAACCGCTACAGATTCGAAAGACAACTGCAACGTTATAatgtaaatacattgtatactgAAAGTCAATATATTGATAGATCATAATTTTAATGTACCTTAAAATACGGAATACCTTTTATacttattttacaaataaataacctACCTATTTACTTATCCCTTTAGTGTCTTGTTAATGCACGTCCGCCGCAGTTACGGGTCATGACAATGTTGGGAAATATCAACCGGAAGTACATCATTATACGTTTTATAACTTCTGTTCCTATCTCATCTCTATTCTGATCTTTAATGTGGTATATGAGAAAAACGTATTTTGTCCTTTATTCCTTATTTgcgattttaatttaaaattaaatttctaaAGTTAAGGATTGTAATCTGTCTTGCCATTATTAATCGCCTGTGTTGCGTGTAATAGTagaatatattttcataagttATTTCAAGATGTTTAAAcctttagaaaaaaaacattattatagaaACCTTTTTCAGCGATATTACCTTCAAATAGTGTACTGTTGTTCACGATGTGGGAAAGTTTAGCACGGAATTCTTCAAATGCTTTGTCAGTAGGCGCCAGTATCGTGAAAGGGGCGTCACCTGCAACAAGATGTGATATTTTTAGATGTAAATCTTCAGACAAATcttgctacatatttccattagtagttggggtattttacatgcacttttccatagacaagacaacacataccacggtcgtttAATGTGCCATCGTGGGGCGCTTGTTAGGACGGGAGGAAAACCCAATAACTTGCCCTGTTGAATGTGCCtctgaataataattttaaaaagtcctGTAGACCATAAACTATAATACGTACCCAATAATGCATCTTATAGCTCACATATTGCGATATATACATACCCAATAActtatcatattatatataatgtacttAGAAATTTCGTCCCATAGTTTACTACCTATTATATGTATTTGAGAATTCGTCCCATAGCCCACAGTGTATGACAGTAATCAAGAATCCGTCCCATAACTTCCAAATTACGATACTGTTACATGCTTAAGACTTAGTTTCATAGCTCACaaactacatatatacacaaagaaacaagttaagcaccccctgtatttttcacagTGACTTGTCTTACGAGGTTTGGCGTTGAAAGCCTGATAACATAACTtcggaaaaacaaatgtttttcaagaatacatctttgacagtaagaaaacataacaagtgtatccagttttgaaattttaatcatgattCTGAGAAGAATTCCAATATGCTGTATTTGAGCCAACCAAAACCTGAGGCACAATAAGTATGGAGGTGCAGAGTCAGAAACACAAGTCAACATCATGACTGatgatgaaaaatgtcattttaagttCACAGATGACATTCATGACACAAATCATCAATAGCGGGTAAACCCGCCACGTACCCGGATGACAGCTTCCACCCTTCGTCTCATTCCTCCAGTAAGTCGTCTGATCTGCTGCATGGGCAACTGCTGCCATTCTTGATGAAGAGCTGCCTCTAATTGTGCCAGAGTCTGTACAGGTGGGGTCAGTGCCTGTATTCGAcgccccaagatgtcccaaacaTGCTTTAGCGGGTCAGGACTCATGGCCGGCCAGGGCAGGGTCGTCACAGCTTCAGTTTGGAGTAAAGCTGTTACTGTTCGAGGAACGATGTGGCCTAGCgttgtcatccatgtacagAGGTCTGGTGGCGAGTGGATGGTTGTCAAAATGCGGCACAACAACTGGTTGCAGGACGTTACGAATGTACCGATCACCATTGAGGTTGCCTTGGGTGGTGACAAGATCCAGCTTACAATCATGTGATAGGCAACCCGAAACCATTGCTGAACCTCCACCATACGGGGTCGTAGGTCGTATGTTCCTGGGTGTGTAGGCAGCACTTTTATGCCTCCAAACTCTCAATCGGTCATCTGTGACATGGAGCAGGAACCGGCTTTCGTCGGACCAATGGACTCTTCGCCAGGACCTCAGATTTCAACCTTTCCGGGCCAAACACCACGCTAAACAACGTCTCTCATGATGATCAGCAAGAAAGGGACGCTTGATGACCCTTCTGGCCTTCAATCCCGCAAATTTCGGACGATTCCTCACTGTTCTGGCTGACATCCGTCTATTGGGTAACCATTGGCTCTTCAGAACAGGAGACGTAGCAAAGGGTTGACGACGTACGAGCCGAAGCAGGGACCTGTCCTCGCGCTGTGACGTCATGCGCGGTTTCCCTGACCGTGGGAGATCCTTTACAGCATTGGTATGCCCGTGTTTTCGTATCAGTCTGCTGATTACGGTGTAATGATACCCCAGTTGACGTCCTATACTTTTGAAGGTCATGCCGGTCGCATGCATACCAATAATACGCCATCTTTGGGCCTCTGATAACCGTCGACGTGCCATATTCATCgattaaacttcaacaatgcaaGACAGTGACGTTAAATGTCAACAATTGCAATGTATTGATACTGCATTTTGAGCAAAGCATGGGTGGCATGATGCACGTACATGTCGTTCTGTTGTGGGACGTCACAGTTGTCGTTGTACTCTCCTATTATTTCGATGGAACACCATCCTTGACATATTCGTCACGtaatttgcagtttttacgaatggggctatttcagtactaattatatctaggggtgcttaacttttttctttgtgtaatATGTAATGCTACAGAATGTGTTCCATACCATGACCTATGATAGGTATCTGAGAGTTTGCACCATAGTTTTCACAAACCAGGATATGTATGTGCTTTCACAATAATTCACTAACCACGAGACGTATCGGACAATGTGTAAAAATAGTCGACGTACTATGATACGTACCTGTGAGTTTGTGAAACAATCCTCGAACTATGTTAAGTACCTGTGAGTTTGAGAAACAATCCACGAACTATGTGAAGTACCTGTGAGTTTGTGAAACAATCCACGAACTATGTTAAGTACCTGTACGTTTGTGAAACAATCCACGAACTATAATAAGTACCTGTGAGTTTGTGAAACAATCCACGAACTATGTTAAGTACCTGTGAGTTTGTAAAAGAATGCACGAACTAAGATAAGTACCTGTGAGTTTGTGAAACAATGCACGAACTACGATACGTACCTGTGACTTTGTGAAACAATCTACGAACTAAGATACGTACATGGTAGTTTGTCAAACAATCCAGGTAATAGGAAGCCTTACCTGATAGTCTGTGAAATAGTTCACGAATTATGATGCGTACCTGATAGTCTGTGAAATAGTCCACGAACTATGATGGACGCGAACAAGTCGCGGAAATTGCTGTCGTGTGTGGCAAAGTATTCTCCGGATGTAACATTCTTTTTGATGATCACGTGATTTATGCCATGAACGACCCCATTCCGCACCACGTGGTCGGGATTTGTCATGCTTATTCCATCCACTGTGTATAGCTGTAATGGGTGGAATCATGAGTGTATAATCATTGGTATTATTCAACTTTAAGTATAGGATTTATTCCCCAGTCTTATTATTCTacttcatttaaagggacatttctgagtttgctgcattgcaagatgtttccgactaatacaatatttctacgattaaacttacatattaaatatattttcttgtttagaatataagtgtctttatattcagtgtatttttggtcgtcttaatatttgtaagaagcctaaattggattttgtcttcaaataatttcgtacgtacgtatgttttttaggaaataaaatgaaatttaacctagtacaaatattagaacgatcagaaacacgtttaatatacagccattaatattttatgcacataaatatatttgatatgtaattacagttgtcaaaaattctctgttagtcaataacatcttaaaaattgcagcaaagtcaggaatatccctttaacaaTATAGTAGTTTATTCTCCATTCttattattttacttcattACCTGTACTTTAAAAACGTCAACACAACAAGaactaatttaaaatattcgtGGGAACATCATCATAAGAACTATCATTATATGTTTTAAGTCATTCAGAATGCGTATGCGTCACCCATACTAATCTTGTATTGAATTTGGAATTAATTAGCATCTCGCTTGTGGTATAATATAAGCGAGATAGAGCACTAAGATTATCATTAACTCCACAGGAAAAATAAGTTACTTGATTGTTAGACACAACACGCATAATCTAATCTCTTTTATTATCTTGTATGTACCACTGTTGGCggcgggtggggtggggtggggtgggggtgggggtggggggtgggggggggggggggggggggggggggggggggggggggtagcttagtggtagagtgctcgatTGAGTTCCGACGGTTTGCAGGATTAATCGATCTGGATGGACTAGGCTTTTTCgcaaccagttcaccacaaatGGTACAacgctaaagtttgttttgtttaacgacaccactagagcaccttgatctactaataatcggctattggatgtcaaacatttggtaacacaATGGTACATTAAAGGCGGTGGTACTATCTGTCCTGCCTTTGTAAAGTGCATCTTAAATGTTCCTTTGTTGCTTTATAAacaggagtagcctatgtggcggcagccgGTTTTCATgtttcctccctccctctctctctctctctctctctctctctctctctctctctctctctctctctctctctctctctctctctatccaaatataggtatatatatatatatatattcctctctctctctctctctctctctctctctatatatatatatatatatatatataatatatatatatatatatatatatatatatatatcgatctcTCGATCctcctcactctctctctctctctctctctctctctctctctctctctctctctctctctctctctctctctctctctctctctctctctctctctctccaaaataggtgcgggacgtagtccagtggttaagcgctcgcttgatgcgcggtcgttttaggatcgatccctgtcggtggctccattgggctatttaaccatatgtctgacgccatataaccgtaaataaaatgtgttgagtgcatcgttaaataaaacatttccttccttccttccactctCCAAAATAAGATCCAATGTGTTTAAATGCCGTTTAAACAAATACACCTTTCCTTTCTCTTTAGAACTGTGTAGGTGTTATAAACTACTTGTAATTAACAAACTCTGACAACTCACAGTAGGTGAATACTTGTTGAATCTGAGTGTGACGCCCGACAGAGACGTGACGGTGTTGTCGTTGACGACGTCCGGCATGATGACCACGTCTCGCAGGATGTGTGTTTTGATGAGGTTGTCACGGAACTGTTTGTCCTCTGTGAGGTGTCTGTACAGGTCACTCGGCATGGACGTGAACGCAGCATCCGTCGGCGCAAACACCGTGAACGGGCCTGCAAGGTCAAGGTCGAAAGAACATATTTTAACAGCcttttaataaagttaaagtttgttttatttgacgaaaccaccagaacacattgatttattcatcatcggctgttggatgttacatttggtaattcggatatattattagaaaagaaacccgctacat
The sequence above is drawn from the Gigantopelta aegis isolate Gae_Host chromosome 6, Gae_host_genome, whole genome shotgun sequence genome and encodes:
- the LOC121374696 gene encoding transforming growth factor-beta-induced protein ig-h3-like yields the protein MAEKKCTGDKDSRDVIQYLEDNGYYKFLDLIRAAGLEDELKTAGPFTVFAPTDAAFTSMPSDLYRHLTEDKQFRDNLIKTHILRDVVIMPDVVNDNTVTSLSGVTLRFNKYSPTLYTVDGISMTNPDHVVRNGVVHGINHVIIKKNVTSGEYFATHDSNFRDLFASIIVRGLFHRLSGDAPFTILAPTDKAFEEFRAKLSHIVNNSTLFEDLLKYHIIPRTYYTIGMTHQLKLHTLLQGSDITVTRDSSGLKVNGVPLKTTDISTLNGVVHVIDKVLVPPGLVK